A region of the Apium graveolens cultivar Ventura chromosome 6, ASM990537v1, whole genome shotgun sequence genome:
CTTCTActttaaattataataatatgATGTCCCTTTACTTGAATCTTGATAAGCCTGAAAAAGTCCCTTTACTAGCTGAAGAAATGGAGGGGGAGAACATCATCTTTGATTTGTATACTTACAATCAAATAATGAATAGCTATGCGTCTCTGAAGAATTTTGATGCAGTAGAAGGTGTAATTGAGAAGATGAATAAGAATAAAGTAAGGTGTGATTGGTTTACTTATGGAAATCTGGCAAAAATTTATACAAATGCAGGTCTTTTTGAAAAAGCTAATGCTACTCTGGACAACATGGAGAAACTTGAAAATTTGCGTGATCGTGAGGCATTTCACATTCTGATTACTTTGTATGCACAAACATCTAACTTGGATGGGGTTAATCGATCATGGGATTCTTTGAAGTTGGTTTATGCAAAACCCAGTAACGTTAGTTATCTTGTAGTACTTTTAGCTCTGTCTAAGTTAGGGGAGGTAGATGCCCTTGGAAGTCTTTACAGACAATGGGAATCAGATCGCTCACACTACGATGTTAGGGTCTCAAATGTCATTTTAGAGTCATATCTTAAGCGTGACATGACAGAGGATGCTCAGCGAATTTTTGAAGATATAGTGCAAAATGGGGCAGAGCCCAATACCAGGACTTTCGAATCATTTACAAGCTATTACATAAAGCAGGGGAACATTGATATGGCTCTGAAGTACTTGGAAATGGGTGCATCTAAAGCAAATTCTATGAAACACAAGTTGTTTCCAAATGATAAAACAATTATAATGTTTCTGCAACACTTCGAGGAGGAAAATGATTTGGACAATGTGAAGAGATTTTGTGCCTGCATGAAGATGATTGATCGTCTAGACTCCACAGTCTATGATTCTCTGCTCTCTGCAAGTGTTTCTGCAGTAAAGTAAATCGATGTACATTAAAAGTGAATGAAGACATCAGTTATATAAAAAGCCCAGATCAACAAAAGCTCGATGCTAGTACACTTCAAATTGAGGGATAGTAGTCTCAAGACTCTCGACAGCTATTCTTTAGCTATAGCCTTGTGCCTTGTGCCTTGTGCAGCAGGAACGGACACTCCTACTCATTTTGCAAGCACATACTTCTGTTTGAAGTGCATGCTGGTAGTTCTATTTGCTTTCAGTTAAAAGGATGCTATGAAGTTCATCTCCTCTCTATTAAAGAATCAGGTGTCAAGTTAGTTTTATTTGCTACATAAACTCTGCTAATTCCCTGAAGAATATTATTATGGAAAATAATTTGTTGCTTCTGTTATCATTCTTTCTCGCAACCACATTGTCTTTCAGTTTTATCCTCGTGATTATTTTACCAAATTGCAGTTATATCTATTTAGGCATAAAAAACTTGCAGTTGTATTGTATCTCACGTTTGGTAGCAGAGAGACCTTGAACTAAAATGTTTGGTAATAATTGCTTTCATTGAATAACTTATTGCAGGGCGAGCATGAGACGGTTCAACTCGGTTTAAGAGTAAAATCAAAACATGAGtcataaatttttatttaaaatttaacaaCCGTTACTAATGGTTCAGTTTCGATTTCATACTTCACTGTTCAATTACATCTCCTTGCCTGCATTTGTATTGCTGCTATCTTATTCAAGTCAAATATATAAGTTTTGAACCAACCTAAGCAAATTGGGAGGTGCAAACTTTAGCTAGTTCGTTACTGGAAACATGACTGTAGGCTATTCGTTGTTACCTGTCGATTTGTTATCTTATTTTCAGCGCGCAATCTTGAGTAGTTGTAGAAAGAAGTATACAACCTGTGTATAGTTGTAAAGATATCTAATCAACAATTGTAAGCTTGTAGCAAAAAACGAATATTCCTATAATCCTAAGCTTGTAACAACTAGGTATAATATTGTTACAAGCTTACAATTGTTAAATATCTGTTCTAATATTCCTATATTAGAAAAGAATTTAGGGCTATAAATGAACTGAGTCGAGTCGAGTTTTTCCGTAACGAGTTCGAATTTTTTCTtaacgagtcgagtcgagttcgaAAATTTTAACGATCAGATTTTCATGTTCGAACTCGAGTTCTTTAACAACCGAGTCCAATTCGAGTTGTTCACGAACTTTTCGAGCCGGGTCGAactcgagtcgagttcgagttggtcattaatttttaaatttttttggtCTTTTTTCACAATTAGAGTCCAAACAAGGCCCAacccaaataaaataaaatttaagtCCAGTCCAATTAGGAAGATACGGGTAGAGAATAGAGCATGCTCATGTATATATTTAGATTTTTTTATGCATATTGCTTATCGATTCAAGTTCGAGTCGAATTTAACGAGTCAAGTCGAtctcgagtcgagttcgagtcaACCACTTGTAAAACTCGGATCGACTCGATAAGCTAAACAAGCATATTTTCTTGTTCGAACTCGAGCTCGATTACTTAACGAGTTGAGTCAAGTCGAGTCGAGCCTAACGATCAGTTCGGTTCGTTTACCGCCCTAGAACAGATTATAACTATACGTAACTAGGTTGTATTCAACCAGTCAATAAATCTTAGACATCTTAGGAACCTCATTCTCAGGGTCTGTCGAGCAATCTCAATGCCATTGTCTCTGTGATTGCTTGCATACCTGATAAGCAATTTTTCTGTGTCCGCGAGTGAACTCCAACCCTTGCCATTACAAGCTCTGGATCACGCTGGCTGATTCAAGTGTCCGAATTGTAACTGAAAAACCTTTGGCAGATTTATGGAGAATCTAGACTAGACAACTGATACTAAATTTGATGTTGAGAGATATTTTTCACAAGCATGAAACAATGAGAAGGTAATAGAAAGAACCCCAAACTAGAGAAATGTGCAATTCAATCTATAGTGTCATGAATACTTCAAAATAATAACCCCAGTACTTGTTTACAACTGTTTCTACTCTCCAACCCAGAACAAATACAACAAAAGAATGAAACTGAACCAAACTTATACATTTTACTTATTGACGATACAAAAAACAATGGAAACCTCTAAACCAAAGAGAACAAGTAAAAAATTTAACGAAAGAAACCGGAAGATCGAGAAAAAATCTTAGAGACGGTCCATGGGAATAAATGGAACAGTACTATTGTTTCTTGTCATCGCATAGCCAATAAAAACAGATACGCACAAGGCAATGACTGATAAAATAAGAGCAAAGGCACTAACAACACCAGAAGAGTTCCCGGAAGCTAGTTTTGTTTGTGCAGATGAGCCTGAGGTCATCTCTAAAGGTACCCAGTCACAACCAACAGAGTAATGAGCTGATCCATGCCAAGGATTTCCGTCGACTGGATACCAAAATGCAGCTGAAAATTTACTTGGTTGACCAATGGTAAATTGGACATCCTGCATTACAGTACAAAAATCACAATTTATTACTTAAGTTTAAATTGATGCCATGAGAGACAAAAATTTAAGAAGCACTAGGTGACATTTCTTGACATGATCTTGCTTCTATGACATGCAACATTCCTCTAAAATAATCGCTAAAACGGAGTTCATCAAACACTTTTATGTTTTCAATCAAGATTATAGCATAGCTCAATTCGGAGCTTACAGTTTCAAATGGCATACCAAATCAGACATAATTTATGCAACTCATATGACATAAGAACGTCAACATGTTGTCTCAGTGTTCTACCGGTATTTCATGTCCCAGAAAAAAAACAAATATACTCCATCCCACTCTCTTTCAAAACAGATAATTTGCGGAGCACAAGTAATTCTAAACAGTTATTTATAAAACGTAGaatttgatatttttgagagATTAAACCTGCTGAAAACGATCCATTGTTCTCAAAGGTCTTGAAAATTCAAAGTAATATGTGCCTTTTTGACCAGAGGATCCATAGGGAGTATCTTCTTCAGTAAAACCTGTCGGCCAAGATTGGCAACTAGAAGATTAAAATTTCCATGAAATTACACGAACACTTGTTAAGTCTGGCTGAAAAAAGTGGCTCCATGTGTAATATTTAAGAAAATTATATACAGACAGAGTTGAAAGCTGTATCCAGTAAAATGGTTATATGATATAAAAGAAGAATCAACTACATACAACTTTTCTCAAAAACTTCTCCAGCTAAATCAGACTTTGTGGAGTATACAAATCATACATTGTATTTAGAAACTACAAATATTTACCAGTATGTGTCGTCAAGCTGCTATGCCACCACGCACCCTTCCAGTCATTTTGTGCACTGGAATCATTTCCTTAAAAGAGAGTACGAAGTAATGATCATTACAAGTAATCAGTAAATTTACAACTATTACAGAACACTGCACTTAATGCATACTCCGTTACCCGAACTCTTCATTTCTCGGATACTTGACATTCGGTCATGGTTATGGACACTTATTTCAGGCCAAAAAACATGTAAAAGTTTCAAAATGTTGCAGAGTCCACGAGTTGGACACATATACATGTTGGACATTTAAAGTCCGGGTAACAAAGATAATGATGATACATGTTAGGACGTATGTGTTCTATCATGACTATTATGCAACTAAAAATCTTTGAAAGTAGTAAATCTGAATCTTCTTGAAGAAGGATGTCTCTTCTGAAGCATGGACATAAATGCATTCAGGGTCATACTGTCCTATTGAGGCTACTACAGAAGTACTTGCTTTTTTCATTTAAACAAACCCAAACTTTAGTACGACAATAATTTGTTTAACTGTCACAGACTATTTTATGCAGGTATGCAACTGGAAAACGGGTTAACTGAAACACAAATTAGTACAAGGCATACCTGAATTAATTCCATCAAGGTTTCGACAATGTGGATTCCAGGCATATAGATCAACCAAATGACCAAAGCTATAAATGACAAATTAAAATCAGAAACCATGTTTAGAATCAAAGCAGAGTGCTAATAGCCGATGTCAACGCGTGCATGAGAAAGCTTAACAATAAAAGCCTATTGATTACCTATCACCTCCATTCCCCTTTCCGTTGTCTACTGGGTTACCGCCGTATAAGCGACCTGGGattgcatttccaagagagaaGTGCATGATATCGACTTCATACCCACGACAACTCTTGCTTGTGCATGTTTGTGGAGATTCTTTACACCCACCCATCTTTAAAGAAAGTCTATATCAACAGCTTATAAAGGAAGCTAGGCCATATAGGGAAAACAGATAGAAGCAAACAAACATATGTCTCTTAGAATCTACCACCAGAattaatttttctttttaaaaaaaacttacatTATGGTAGGTGGCACTCTCACCAACTTGAAACATCAGAGCTACTGATGGACATTTAGAATTATCTCTGCACAACACAGGAAGAATAGATCTATTTACAGCATTGTTTTAACATCTATAAATGTTAAGAGTTTGCTCATGAGGAAAAAGCTGCAATTATATTACAGTACACACCAAATCGAAAAATATACAAATAGACGTAAACAAGTGCTATGATGCTAAAAGTATCCACAAAAACAAGTGCTATGATGCTAAAAGTatccacaatacacacacacacacacacatatatatatatatttcacaTTTGTTGCTGAGCCTGAGCGTTTGGGCACTGGAACCACCTAAGATGGGAGGGGTCCTTACATAAGATCTTTCCATTTATGCAAGACATTACTTATAATAAATAACTTTTTACAGAAATACATACATAAGCAGGCTAAAAGCAAACTCTTACTATAAACACTGTTCCTACAGGTGACAACCAGATATCCAGCTACAATCAAAAGATTGAATGGCCAGGATCATGGTTGTCGGGTCGAGTCGATGGAGGTCCATCTAGTCGAATAGTCGTAGACTAGTCGCTGACTAGTcgaaaaattaataataattaaataaataatatataataatatatatataatatacgtGGTTTCCCGCAACAAAATTCTAACATTCTCATACTCATATGTATATCAATCACAAAATAGATATGATAAACACAAACATATCTTTTTCCCTTCTATATACTCACATAGATAAGCTGACTATACAAATATATAAACAGGTTATACTACATGTATATTCAATTTTAATCAATTTATATATACATAAACACACCCACATAAAGATATATAAGCTGAAATTATTGTTGCTGATGTTTAGTAggtttttagattttttttatatttctCATTTTAAATTTTGATTGAATTTTGCACTAGTAAACCAAGTCGACCGACTAGTCGACAATTCACAAGTCGAGCTCTCCAATCGAATTTCTCAAATCGACTAGTCGACTAGTCGCGACTAGTCGACTAGTCGCGACTAGTCAAGCGCCGTGACAACAATGGCCAGGATCAGTGTCACCAAAAATTTTATAACAATCTGCAACAATTTGTTGCAACCTAAATGAGTTTGTTGTCGATAATTAAATATATCTTAATAGCAACtacttgatatatataatagTAATTGACACAGTATAGATGGGCGACTACTGCAGTATTAACTAAAATAGTGATCGAGGGGTTTCTAATTTCTAGGCTAATTTAGTTCCTAGTGGAGTAAGACCCCCATACACATACATATCCTTTCTCAGATAGTTTAGATAAGTTTCTTCAACAATCATACACTCCATCTCTAGATAGCTTAAACAGTAATATACCACCTAAGTTAATCCCGAAAAGGGTGCGCAGAAGCAAACAATAAGAAAAAAGTTTCAATACAATTCTACATCCAGAGCTCAAAATTCATGCATTTATTTATATATTTGGGCTGGGAATGGAATGAAGGGTATGGAGAAGGGAAAATGAAAATGGGAATGAAATTATATCTGATTGGTCTAGTAAGGTATGCATACTCGGTCGATGCGAATGCTTTACCATCGCCATCACATAAATTCTATAAACAATCACCAATACATGGGAATAAGAGTCCAGTTCCCTTTAATTGTATCCACTAAAATTGGCCCAAACGCCACCTCAAATGTTATTCAGAAGTATGCTCTGTTCTAGGGACAGCAATAAGACTCACAGAAAGATATTTATCCCTTTAATTTTGTTACTCAGACATCAAATATAtgcacttttcctggaaaacgTGTATTCCATTAAGGCAGACTACTTATTCTGCCTGCTTATAATTGAAAGTGTAAAAGTACTAACAGTAATATGTCTTGAGCGGTAACCACACACAGCTTTCTGATCTAACACTAATAATATCTCAAATGTCGTGATTATAAAGTTAAACCAACAGCTCTAAAATATTTCTAGCCTACGGCATCACTACAAGAAGCAAGTCTTTAACAAGTTTATTAAAATGATTAGCACATTTAACAC
Encoded here:
- the LOC141664017 gene encoding pentatricopeptide repeat-containing protein At1g02370, mitochondrial-like codes for the protein MRNITTQATMLLRSKTHTTSCNSLCTQAGVTLEIGKKKETLYKRLSAYRETDGNKITDTLDNWVNEGNYVKRFDIVGYVNLLRKFKKYQQANQVYEWLEKTSNKMNNSDRAIRIDLLAKTEGLESAEKYFDNLQGTAKTKKTYGALLNCYCKEKNLEKALNLFERMKELRLSSTLNYNNMMSLYLNLDKPEKVPLLAEEMEGENIIFDLYTYNQIMNSYASLKNFDAVEGVIEKMNKNKVRCDWFTYGNLAKIYTNAGLFEKANATLDNMEKLENLRDREAFHILITLYAQTSNLDGVNRSWDSLKLVYAKPSNVSYLVVLLALSKLGEVDALGSLYRQWESDRSHYDVRVSNVILESYLKRDMTEDAQRIFEDIVQNGAEPNTRTFESFTSYYIKQGNIDMALKYLEMGASKANSMKHKLFPNDKTIIMFLQHFEEENDLDNVKRFCACMKMIDRLDSTVYDSLLSASVSAVK
- the LOC141668541 gene encoding uncharacterized protein LOC141668541 codes for the protein MLLHRVLLFYFLVFGSTRVKIKAHEESGPWGCDPDPEKRVGSEFRPGIITLDGHADDWESVDGFEFSLLPALDPDQENEFKGGKMIVKAVHDGKDVYFLLQVGGDFAYAKGDNSKCPSVALMFQVGESATYHNMGGCKESPQTCTSKSCRGYEVDIMHFSLGNAIPGRLYGGNPVDNGKGNGGDSFGHLVDLYAWNPHCRNLDGINSGNDSSAQNDWKGAWWHSSLTTHTGFTEEDTPYGSSGQKGTYYFEFSRPLRTMDRFQQDVQFTIGQPSKFSAAFWYPVDGNPWHGSAHYSVGCDWVPLEMTSGSSAQTKLASGNSSGVVSAFALILSVIALCVSVFIGYAMTRNNSTVPFIPMDRL